A genomic region of Pseudochaenichthys georgianus chromosome 12, fPseGeo1.2, whole genome shotgun sequence contains the following coding sequences:
- the hcar2 gene encoding proteinase-activated receptor 3: protein MEVSYINSSLLFISHRPVNSTFELTVFDTCRTMPAVLICYLGLQFINMFLGIPTNLMVLWLIHRNKGDSCTSDIFISHLAISDVLFCLIPPLELANIVFLTTSSTWYVLRFFYGIKDSSPLLLSCICLDRYMAVVHPITFTELKDRNHRAILAMIVWVITLAYAAAKCVGNIVNFEKVFTGMILAAFAFMVFCNISILWVLKQSGPGRDEMHPVKKRAFKMVLIILAIIVFNYFPPVALFPFQDYFSPDVFRCYIHYVAFGLMDFSSSIQPMLYLSKVKLNCCHRGNTEIP from the coding sequence ATGGAGGTTTCCTACATCAACTCCTCCCTGCTCTTCATCTCCCACCGACCCGTAAACAGCACCTTCGAGCTGACGGTGTTTGACACCTGCAGAACCATGCCTGCTGTTCTCATCTGTTACCTGGGCCTGCAGTTCATCAACATGTTCCTGGGCATCCCGACCAACCTCATGGTGCTGTGGCTCATCCACAGGAACAAGGGGGACTCCTGCACCTCAGATATTTTCATCTCCCACCTGGCGATTTCAGACGTGCTCTTCTGTCTCATCCCTCCGCTAGAGCTGGCCAACATCGTCTTCCTCACCACCAGCAGCACCTGGTACGTCCTGCGCTTCTTCTACGGCATCAAAGACTCCTCGCCTCTCTTGCTGTCCTGCATCTGCCTTGACCGCTACATGGCCGTGGTTCACCCCATCACCTTCACCGAGCTCAAGGACAGAAACCACAGAGCGATCCTGGCCATGATCGTCTGGGTCATCACCCTGGCCTACGCAGCAGCTAAATGTGTGGGCAACATCGTCAACTTCGAGAAAGTCTTCACAGGGATGATCCTCGCAGCGTTCGCCTTCATGGTATTCTGCAACATTTCCATCCTCTGGGTGCTGAAGCAGTCTGGGCCGGGCAGAGACGAGATGCATCCCGTGAAGAAGAGAGCCTTCAAGATGGTCCTCATCATCCTGGCCATCATTGTGTTCAACTACTTCCCGCCTGTCGCACTCTTCCCCTTCCAGGACTACTTCTCTCCGGACGTGTTCCGCTGCTACATTCACTACGTGGCCTTCGGTCTCATGGACTTCAGCAGCAGCATTCAGCCCATGCTCTACCTGTCCAAAGTGAAGCTAAACTGCTGCCACAGAGGCAACACCGAAATTCCATAG
- the LOC117456134 gene encoding zinc finger protein 135: MYKPSGELLSSATRSIMAKPSDLKMFLESSLNEIFKATVSNILDSVDTTLSEYQGTIHRIESENEGLKRLLLAQRSTESAARDPREQDATERFSSSEWNDYPFGSTQGTFNMSICSSDKKSFRRKQKDKTRENTSSSSFLLQPDHMEETQCVSTADVGFITHNVLSVKTEPGLDESGAIDLSQPSSLLNLTMKTESTEVNISSHDAYAPMPPSTGLEQDSRRGDSEVKVTIVSDTYMQDGQLIETEEEQNGMSQCDGGDDNLLLKQALGYNPESEIDPEAASTQAVEPEVESHEENAAVPELLEVPDNFLRCPTCPKTFSRASSLNIHIQTHSAEKAHSCSYCGKRFGRADLLKSHKRTHTGERPYCCNSCSKTYAHPSQLRIHKRVHTGEKPYTCSHCGKCFNEHNQLKVHLRTHTGERPYNCQECGKTFSNAGNLRIHERIHTGEKPYCCAQCGKRFNGLGDLKTHYRIHTGERPYSCELCKKTFSQAGHLTIHMRMHTGERPYSCNECGKRFTVASSLKLHQRTHTGEKEYSCSFCSKSFSRSGHLKRHELVHTKEKVFLCSQCGKTYTDQSSLKKHLKMHATKEQKAQSEGSTSETETNRPTASETLSDTDRS; encoded by the exons ATGTACAAACCATCTGGCGAGTTGTTATCCTCAGCCACTCGGTCTATCATGGCCAAGCCGAGTGATCTAAAGATGTTCCTGGAGTCTTCTCTGAATGAGATCTTCAAAGCCACAGTGAGCAACATCCTGGATTCAGTGGACACGACCCTGTCCGAGTACCAGGGCACAATACACAGGATCGAGTCCGAAAACGAGGGCCTGAAGAGGCTGTTGTTAGCACAGAGGAGCACCGAGTCTGCTGCTAGAG ATCCTCGTGAACAAGATGCCACTGAAAGGTTTTCCTCTTCAGAATGGAACGATTATCCCTTCGGCTCGACGCAGGGCACGTTCAATATGTCCATATGCAGCAGTGACAAGAAGAGCTTCAGGAGGAAGCAGAAAGACAAGACGAGGGAGAAcacatcctcttcctccttttTACTGCAGCCTGATCATATGGAAGAAACTCAATGTGTGAGCACAGCCGATGTAGGCTTTATCACACACAACGTGTTATCTGTTAAAACAGAGCCTGGCCTGGATGAAAGTGGTGCTATTGACCTCTCCCAGCCTTCATCCCTGCTCAATCTAACAATGAAAACCGAGAGCACGGAAGTCAATATTAGCAGTCATGATGCATATGCGCCTATGCCGCCATCTACAGGCCTCGAACAAGACTCCAGAAGAGGTGACAGTGAAGTTAAAGTCACCATTGTTTCTGACACCTACATGCAGGATGGACAATTAATAGAGACTGAGGAGGAGCAGAATGGGATGTCACAGTGTGATGGTGGCGATGACAATTTACTTTTGAAGCAGGCGTTGGGGTATAACCCTGAATCAGAAATAGACCCTGAGGCGGCGAGTACACAGGCTGTGGAGCCAGAAGTAGAGTCACATGAGGAAAACGCTGCAGTTCCTGAACTTTTAGAGGTTCCTGATAACTTCTTACGCTGTCCTACTTGTCCCAAAACATTTAGTCGAGCCTCCTCTCTCAACATCCACATCCAGACACACAGCGCTGAGAAAGCTCACAGCTGCAGCTACTGCGGCAAGCGCTTTGGACGTGCTGATCTCCTCAAGTCCCACAAGCGTACCCACACAGGAGAGAGACCCTACTGCTGCAACAGCTGCAGCAAGACATACGCCCACCCCAGTCAGCTCAGGATACACAAACGTGTGCACACCGGAGAGAAACCCTACACGTGCTCGCACTGCGGGAAGTGCTTCAACGAGCACAACCAGCTCAAAGTCCATCTGCGGACTCACACCGGGGAGAGACCTTACAACTGCCAGGAGTGCGGCAAGACGTTCAGCAATGCAGGTAACCTTCGAATACACGAGAGGATTCACACCGGGGAGAAGCCATACTGCTGCGCTCAATGTGGGAAACGCTTCAATGGCTTAGGGGACCTTAAAACCCACTACAGGATCCACACTGGAGAGAGGCCCTACAGCTGCGAGCTCTGCAAGAAGACCTTCAGCCAGGCGGGCCACCTCACTATTCACATGCGCATGCACACGGGAGAGAGGCCGTACAGCTGCAATGAGTGCGGCAAGAGGTTCACGGTGGCCAGCAGCCTCAAACTGCACCAGAGGACTCACACCGGAGAGAAGGAGTACAGCTGCTCGTTCTGCAGCAAGAGCTTCAGCAGGTCGGGACACCTGAAGAGACACGAGCTGGTGCACACCAAAGAGAAGGTGTTCCTCTGCAGCCAGTGTGGTAAGACCTACACCGACCAGTCGTCCCTCAAGAAGCACCTGAAGATGCATGCGACCAAGGAGCAGAAGGCTCAGAGCGAGGGAAGCACCAGTGAGACAGAAACAAACCGACCTACAGCCTCAGAGACGCTATCAGACACTGATAGAAGTTAG
- the LOC117456133 gene encoding PH and SEC7 domain-containing protein 4: MEEENVCSSLPDVPDSVFQEPRQDSWTSVDHRHVNGEQESAECGDAEAEINQTHGKDQLNLSPTAGGEASEEAEEWEQIQWSMQPMPCSSPPLSFCTVQWDMPDLSAEGPSLMTDSSSANEPDSGAVTSGDTTSPALHPSEGVNAELLTQGDRREGDGFNARLLNSNLEWTGNISEPCDAADVLPTQEREGSPHELSDSNNGILPRTEEEEEEALSAESDPVNSVDLLDILREIDGSEDESDRFVNLKLEEQEEPVVWLTPQGDSEEEQPSSNGVENEEEGEGGDKEQIDVLCSEESEEAKAVSCLHDVELLAEPLEAADSGPTVYPDKIIDLLEERRHSGTDEDIEIEERLHDDPTASQPEEPEMCEGVNQDSEQSQAEDNNEGESKLAENHTESLERSLEETSCLDQRDCDQARLPDSVLSSQPEDAESEQLGVTEESEQIQAEVSQDSDQLGQSQHLEPEMTGELTQAEDSTQSEQTVCVEAEDPGETERREQTEPSVQNEQTPQTSDLSRPALSQQAVRPETDESETTEQLSPDTQVEFNQVDKQAETSHQGDQGGGAKDGAGQTVVANGEQPPPVTAAPQMNIDEVNREMARRLALQLFKLEDVQRADVVKHLDKDNDFSRAVGEEYLKLFDFTGETLDHALRSFLKVVVLIGETQERERVLQHFACRFHQCNPDTFTSSESVLALTCALMLLNTDLHGQNVGKCMSSSKFVSNLDGMNEEENFSKDLLKSLYNSIKSEPLEWAIDEEELKSSVLTDDDTRVDAPLRSEANPFQDVPHDKTASVVKQGFLLRKLHADIDGKRTPWGKRGWKTFYGVLRGMVLYLQKDDYRKEQPTSEEVVVSVHHSLAEQAADYNKKPHVFRLQTADWRVFLFQAPSKLEMYSWIGRINLVSALHSSPPFPAAVGSQRKFFRPVLPCSQSALTLERQLMSYAGMLVSFKDDLSYLHENLPEGRKAKARELEEHRVRAEYLQHEMCRYEIYIQCLEAWKAANKTGTSVLNITDLKQFDKAMFADSVGDEEEEEEEEEEEEEGRLIKSHSSPSLDLEMAPPTVIKVRRNISERRTYRRTIVPRWNKEN; the protein is encoded by the exons ATGGAGGAGGAAAACGTGTGCTCCTCTCTGCCAGATGTTCCAGATTCAGTCTTTCAGGAGCCTCGACAAGACTCGTGGACCTCCGTCGACCACCGGCACGTGAATGGAGAGCAGGAGAGCGCCGAGTGTGGCGACGCAGAGGCAGAGATAAACCAGACACACGGGAAAGATCAACTCAACCTCTCCCCGACGGCAGGTGGAGAGGCTTCTGAGGAGGCAGAGGAGTGGGAGCAGATACAATGGTCGATGCAACCCATGCCCTGCAGCAGTCCTCCACTTTCTTTCTGCACAGTGCAGTGGGACATGCCAGATCTTTCCGCAGAGGGACCTTCACTCATGACTGACAGCAGCTCGGCCAATGAGCCGGACTCTGGTGCCGTGACGAGTGGAGACACCACTTCCCCAGCCCTTCACCCATCTGAAGGCGTGAACGCTGAGCTCCTCACACAGGGCGACAGAAGGGAAGGAGATGGTTTTAATGCACGGCTTCTGAACTCAAATCTAGAGTGGACAGGAAACATCTCAGAG CCATGTGATGCTGCAGATGTGCTGCCGACCCAGGAAAGGGAAGGTTCACCACACGAGCTGTCAGACAGTAATAACG GAATCTTACCGAggacagaggaagaggaagaggaggcacTCTCGGCAGAGTCAGATCCTGTTAACTCTGTGGACTTACTCGACATTCTTAGAGAAATCGATGGCTCCGAAGATGAATCGGACAGGTTCGTAAATTTAAAACTAGAAGAGCAGGAGGAGCCCGTCGTTTGGCTGACTCCACAGGGAGACTCTGAGGAAGAGCAACCTTCATCCAATGGTGTGGAGAACGAGGAAGAAGGCGAGGGGGGAGATAAGGAGCAGATAGACGTGTTGTGCTCCGAGGAAAGTGAAGAAGCAAAAGCTGTCAGCTGTCTGCATGATGT GGAGCTTCTTGCAGAGCCACTAGAAGCTGCTGACTCTGGACCAACCGTATACCCAGATAAGATAATTGATCTCTTGGAAGAAAGGCGGCACTCTGGGACTGATGAGGATATAGAGATAGAGGAAAGGTTACATGATGATCCCACAGCGAGCCAGCCTGAAGAGCCAGAAATGTGCGAAGGTGTAAATCAGGACTCTGAACAGTCACAGGCTGAGGACAACAACGAAGGAGAGTCAAAACTTGCTGAAAATCATACAGAGAGCCTAGAAAGATCACTGGAGGAGACGAGTTGTTTAGATCAACGTGATTGTGACCAAGCCAGATTACCAGATTCAGTGCTGTCCTCTCAGCCGGAAGACGCTGAGTCCGAGCAGCTGGGGGTGACTGAAGAGTCAGAGCAGATTCAAGCAGAGGTGTCTCAAGACTCTGACCAGTTAGGACAGTCACAGCATCTGGAACCAGAGATGACAGGAGAGTTAACTCAAGCAGAGGACTCCACTCAGTCAGAGCAGACAGTTTGCGTTGAAGCTGAAGACCCCGGGGAGACGGAGCGGCGAGAACAGACGGAGCCATCGGTGCAGAATGAGCAGACGCCGCAAACGAGCGACTTGTCTCGGCCGGCGCTCTCCCAGCAGGCTGTGCGGCCAGAGACAGATGAGTCAGAAACAACAGAGCAGCTGTCTCCAGACACCCAGGTCGAGTTCAATCAGGTGGACAAACAGGCGGAGACGTCACATCAGGGTGACCAAGGCGGAGGTGCTAAGGATGGAGCGGGGCAAACAGTCGTAGCAAATGGAGAGCAGCCACCTCCTGTGACTGCAGCGCCTCAAATGAACATCGACGAGGTGAACAGAGAGATGGCCCGCCGCCTCGCTCTGCAGCTCTTCAAGTTGGAGGATGTCCAACGTGCAGATGTGGTGAAGCACTTAGACAAAGA CAATGACTTCAGTCGTGCTGTCGGGGAGGAATACCTGAAACTCTTTGACTTCACCGGGGAAACTCTCGATCATGCCCTGAG ATCTTTTCTGAAAGTGGTGGTGCTGATCGGAGAGACGCAGGAGAGAGAGCGTGTGCTGCAGCATTTCGCCTGCCGCTTCCACCAGTGCAACCCCGACACCTTCACCTCCTCAG AGTCTGTGTTGGCTCTCACGTGCGCTTTAATGCTTCTCAACACTGACTTGCACGGGCAG AATGTAGGAAAATGCATGTCGTCGTCTAAATTTGTGTCTAACCTGGATGGGATGAACGAAGAAGAAAACTTCAGCAAGGATCTCTTAAAG AGTCTTTATAATTCAATAAAGAGTGAGCCGCTGGAGTGGGCTAT TGACGAAGAGGAGTTGAAGAGCTCTGTGCTGACGGACGATGACACCAGAGTAGATGCGCCGCTGCGTTCAGAAGCTAACCCCTTCCAGGACGTTCCTCACGACAAAACGGCCTCTGTGGTCAAACAGGGGTTCCTCCTGAGGAAGCTGCATGCCGACATCGACGGAAAACGCA CTCCGTGGGGGAAGAGAGGCTGGAAGACGTTCTACGGGGTGCTGAGGGGAATGGTCCTCTACCTGCAGAAG gaTGATTACAGGAAGGAGCAGCCGACTAGCGAGGAGGTGGTGGTGAGCGTGCACCACTCTCTGGCTGAGCAGGCGGCCGACTACAACAAGAAGCCTCACGTGTTCCGGCTGCAGACGGCCGACTGGAGGGTGTTCCTCTTCCAGGCCCC ATCCAAACTGGAGATGTATTCGTGGATCGGCCGCATCAACCTGGTCTCGGCGCTCCACTCCTCGCCTCCGTTCCCCGCCGCTGTCGGCTCTCAGAGGAAGTTCTTCAGACCGGTCCTCCCCTGCTCACAGTCCGCTCTCACCCTG GAGCGTCAGCTGATGTCTTATGCAGGAATGCTGGTGTCCTTTAAGGATGACTTGTCGTACCTGCATGAGAACCTGCCAGAGGGCAGAAAGGCCAAAGCCAGGGAGCTGGAGGAGCATCGTGTCAGGGCGGAGTACCTGCAGCATGAG